The Pyxidicoccus trucidator genome segment TCGCCGCAAGCCTCCCCGAGGGCAGCGTGGCCGTCGTCGACCGCACCGTGGCGAAGCTGCACCCCACGCTCCTTCCCACGCTGGAGGCCCGGCGCCCGCGCGCCATCGTCCAGCTCACCGGCGGCGAGAGCGCGAAGTCCTTCACCGCCCTGGAGAAGGTGCTCGCGGGGGGCCTGTCCCTGCCGCGCTCCGGCACCCTGCTCGCCGTGGGGGGCGGCACCGTGGGCGACGTGTCCACCGTGGCCGCGCACCTGCTCAAGCGCGGCGTGCGGCTGGTGCAGGTACCCACCACGCTGCTGGCGGCGGTGGACAGCAGCCTCGGCGGCAAGGGCGCGGTGGACCTCACCGTGCGCGGCCGCGTGGTGAAGAATCCCGCCGGCGTCTTCCACTACGCCGAGGAGGGCTGGCTCTGCCCGGAGTTCTTCACCACCCTGTCCGAGACGCAGGTGCGCGAGGGCTCGCTCGAGGCGTGGAAGATGGTCATCAGCCTCGATGCCTCCCTCTTCCGCCGCTACGTCCGCACGCCGCCCGCGCTGACGAAGCTGGTGAAGGACGCCCGCAGACTCAAGGAGAGCGTCTGCTCGCAGGACCCGTACGAGCACCAGGGCCTGCGCCGCGTGCTCAACTTCGGCCACACCTTCGGCCACGTGCTGGAGAGCGTGTCCCACTTCAAGCTGTCGCACGGTGACGGCGTGGGGCTGGGCATGCTGCTGGCCCTGGACGTGGGCCGGCTCCTGGGCGTGACGCCCGGGGACGTGGCCGCCCGGGCCGAGGAAGCCCTCGCCAACGGCCCCGGAGTGCCAGGCCGCGAGCGGGCCGCCGCCCTGCTCCGCCGCGCCCCGCTGAAGGACATCGTGACGCTGCTCGGCGCCGACAAGAAGGCGGGCAGCGCCGGCGAGCTGCGCATGGTGCTGCTCAGCGCCATCGGCACCACCGAGGTGCACGACGTGGCCGAGCACACCTGGCGTGAGCTGTGGCCCGCCTGGACGAAAGGTGTCCGCCCATGAGCTCGACGAGTGACTCCCGCATCCTCGTGAATCCGGCCGGCCTGCGCGCCGCGCCCCTCAACCCGCCCGTGTCCAAGTCGGACGCGCAGCGGGCCCTGGTGCTGGGCCACCTCACCGGCGCCTGGCCCCTGCCTTCCGTGCAGGCCGAGCCCGACGAGGACCTCCCCGCGGACGTCCGCGTGCTGCGCCGGGGCGTGGAGGCCCTGCGCCAGCGGTGGGAGCCTCAGGGCACCGTGCGCGACGTGGACTGCGCCGACGGTGGCGCGCCCTTCCGCATCCTCGTCACCCAGGCCGCGGTGACGCCCGGCGCGCACGTGCGCTTCACGGGCACGCCGCGCCTGGGGGAGCGCCCCCACGGGCCGCTGTTCACCTCCGTGCGCGCGGCGCTCGGGACGGCCGGCCTCACGCTCACGGAAGGCACGCCCTGGCCGGTGGAGCTGAAGGCGCCCCGAGACACCTCCGCCGTGGCCCCGGTGTTCCGGGTGCCGGGCGCGCAGAGCAGCCAGTACGCCTCCAGCCTGCTGCTGGGCTGCGCCGCGCTCTTCCTGCGCGAGCGCCGCGCGTGGAGCGTGGAAATCGAAGGCGCCCTGACGAGCGCCGGCTACCTGGAGCTCACCGTCACCTGGCTGAAGCGCTTCGGCTTCGACATCCAGGAGTCCTCTTCCCGCTACACGGTGGCCGGCTACACCGCGCCCCCGAGCGTCCCCTCGCTGCCGGGCGACTGGTCCTCGCTGGGCTACCTGCTGCTCATCTCCTGGAAGGCGGGCGGCACCGTGGAGCGGGCGGACACGGGCAGCGCGCACCCGGACGACGCCATCGTCCGGCTCATCGAGCAGGTGGGCCTCCGGGCCGTGCCCGCCGGGGGCCAGCACACGCTGAAGGTCGAAGGACGCCTGTCCGGTGGGCTGCGGGCCTCCGGCAAGGAGTGCCCGGACCTGCTGCCCACGCTGGCGGCCCTGGCGTGTGTGCTGCCGGCCCCCTCCACCCTCACGGACGTGGAAATCCTCCGGGTGAAGGAGAGCGACCGCCTGGAAGGCATCCGCACCCTCGTGGCGGCCTATGGCGGCACCACGAAGCTCCAGGGTGAGTCGCTGGAAATCCACCCCCCGTCCTCGCCCCCGGCGCGCTTCGAGATGGACAGCCGGGGTGACCACCGCCTGGCGATGACGGCTGCCACACTGTGCGTGCTATCCGGTACGCCCCTCCTCCTCACCGGCCCCGAGTGCGTGGAGAAGAGTTTTCCCGGCTTCTGGCGCCAGCTTTCACGCACCGGCGCTCTTATTTCCCGAGAGCCATAGGGGCATCAGTGTCCGCCCATCGGACTTATCGTTCTTTTTTGTTGAAAGCACTCTGCGGCCTGTGAAATCTCCGCCCCATGGCCAAGGACACGCTGACGATCACCGACAATCGGACCGGGAAGACGTACGAGGTCCCGATCGAGAACGGCTGTATTCGCACCAACGCTCTCCGCCAGATCAAAGCCAGTGACGAAGACTTCGGGCTGATGGGCTACGACCCGGCGTTCCTCAACACGGCCAACTGCAAGAGCGCCATCACCTTCATCGACGGTGACAAGGGCATCCTCGAGTACCGTGGCTACCCCATCGAGCAGCTCGCGGAGAAGTCCAGCTTCCTGGAGGTCGCGTACCTCCTGCTGAACGGGGAGCTGCCCACGCCGAAGGAGCTGGAGCAGTTCATCCACCTCGTCACGCACCACACCTACGTGCACGAGAACGTGAAGTCCTTCATGGACGGGTTCCGCTACGACGCGCACCCCATGTCCATGCTGGGCTCCACCGTCGCCGCGCTCTCCGGCTTCTACCCGGACGCGAAGAACATCAAGGATGAGCGCAGCCGCCGCATCCAGATCACGCGCCTCATCGCGAAGATGCCCACCATCGCCGCGTTCTCCTACCGGCACAGCATGGGCCTGCCGTACATCTACCCGGACAACGACCTGTCCTACGTCGCCAACTTCCTGGCGATGATCAAGCGCATCGGCACCACCACCTACAAGGTGCACCCGGTGCTGGAGCGCGCGCTCGACGTGCTCTTCATCCTCCACGCGGACCACGAGCAGAACTGCTCCACCACGTCCGTGCGCACCGTGGGCTCCTCCGAAGTGGACCCGTACTCCGCCGTCACGGCGGGCATCGGCGCCCTCTACGGCCCGCTCCACGGCGGCGCCAACGAGGCGGTGCTCCGCATGCTCCGGGAGATCGGCCACATCTCCAAGATCCCGGACTTCATCAAGTCGGTGAAGAGCGGCGAGGGCGAGAAGAAGCTGATGGGCTTCGGCCACCGCGTCTACAAGTCCTACGACCCGCGCGCCAAGGTCATCAAGCGCGTGGCGGACGAGGTCTTCGAGGTGACGGGCAAGAACCCGCTGCTCGACATCGCCCTGGAGCTGGAGCGCATCGCCCTCCAGGACGAGTACTTCGTGAAGCGGAAGCTGTACCCCAACGTCGACTTCTACTCGGGCCTCATCTACGAGGCGATGGGCTTCCAGGTGGAGATGTTCCCGGTGCTCTTCGCCATCCCCCGCACGGTGGGCTGGTGCGCGCAGTGGGAGGAGATGGTGATGGACTCGGAGCAGAAGATTGCCCGTCCCCGTCAGGTGTACACCGGCTCCAAGCGCCGCGACTACATCGCCATGGACAAGCGCGCCGCGAAGTAGTCGGCGCCACCCAGGCCCGCGCGGTAGCACGGGCCTGAAGTGAAAAGGGGCGAGGAACCGCGAGGTTCCCCGCCCCTTCGCTTTTCCAGAGGGCCCCCGCGCCTCAGCCCGTGTGGGCCTTGTCGGCGCCGTGCTTCGTCTCGGCGTAGAGCGTCTCGATGAGGGCGGAGTACTTCTCCTCCACCACCTTGCGGCGCACGCTCAGCTTGGGCGTCAGCTCGCCGCCGTCGATGGAGAACTCCTTCCCCACCACGGCGAAGCGCTTGATGGTCTCGAAGCGGGCCAGCTTCGGGTTGACGTCGCGCTCCACCGCCTCCTGGAGGAACTGCTGCAGGCGCGAGTCCTCGGCCAGCAGCATCAGGTCCTCGGGCCAGCCCTTCTGCTTCGCCAGGGCGCGGGCCTTCTCCCCCTCCAGCACCAGCAGGGCCACCAGGTAGTTGCGCCGCTCGCCCACCACCAGCGCGTTGCCCACGCCCGGCAGCATCTTCAGCAGCTCCTCGATGTTGCTTGGGGCCGTCTTCTTCCCGCCGGAGGTGACGATGATCTCCTTCTTGCGGCCGGTGATGTGGACGAAGCCCTCCGCGTCCAGCTGGCCCACGTCACCGGTGTGCAGCCACCCGTCCTCCAGCAGCTCCGCGGTGGCCTCCGGGTTCTTGTAGTAGCCCATGCAGACGTTGCCGCCGCGCACGAGGATTTCCCCGTCCTCGGCGATGCGGATCTCCACGCCCAGCATGGCGCGCCCCACCGTGCCCAGCCGCGTGGCGTCCTCGGTGTTCACCGTGCCCGGGCCCGTCACCTCCGTCATGCCCCACACCTCGTGGATGACCATGTCGATGGAGGCGAAGAAGTCCAGCACGTCCCGGCCG includes the following:
- a CDS encoding 3-dehydroquinate synthase, which translates into the protein MTTAFLPPGAYRPPVDRWGTFARLAASLPEGSVAVVDRTVAKLHPTLLPTLEARRPRAIVQLTGGESAKSFTALEKVLAGGLSLPRSGTLLAVGGGTVGDVSTVAAHLLKRGVRLVQVPTTLLAAVDSSLGGKGAVDLTVRGRVVKNPAGVFHYAEEGWLCPEFFTTLSETQVREGSLEAWKMVISLDASLFRRYVRTPPALTKLVKDARRLKESVCSQDPYEHQGLRRVLNFGHTFGHVLESVSHFKLSHGDGVGLGMLLALDVGRLLGVTPGDVAARAEEALANGPGVPGRERAAALLRRAPLKDIVTLLGADKKAGSAGELRMVLLSAIGTTEVHDVAEHTWRELWPAWTKGVRP
- a CDS encoding 3-phosphoshikimate 1-carboxyvinyltransferase produces the protein MSSTSDSRILVNPAGLRAAPLNPPVSKSDAQRALVLGHLTGAWPLPSVQAEPDEDLPADVRVLRRGVEALRQRWEPQGTVRDVDCADGGAPFRILVTQAAVTPGAHVRFTGTPRLGERPHGPLFTSVRAALGTAGLTLTEGTPWPVELKAPRDTSAVAPVFRVPGAQSSQYASSLLLGCAALFLRERRAWSVEIEGALTSAGYLELTVTWLKRFGFDIQESSSRYTVAGYTAPPSVPSLPGDWSSLGYLLLISWKAGGTVERADTGSAHPDDAIVRLIEQVGLRAVPAGGQHTLKVEGRLSGGLRASGKECPDLLPTLAALACVLPAPSTLTDVEILRVKESDRLEGIRTLVAAYGGTTKLQGESLEIHPPSSPPARFEMDSRGDHRLAMTAATLCVLSGTPLLLTGPECVEKSFPGFWRQLSRTGALISREP
- a CDS encoding citrate synthase, with protein sequence MAKDTLTITDNRTGKTYEVPIENGCIRTNALRQIKASDEDFGLMGYDPAFLNTANCKSAITFIDGDKGILEYRGYPIEQLAEKSSFLEVAYLLLNGELPTPKELEQFIHLVTHHTYVHENVKSFMDGFRYDAHPMSMLGSTVAALSGFYPDAKNIKDERSRRIQITRLIAKMPTIAAFSYRHSMGLPYIYPDNDLSYVANFLAMIKRIGTTTYKVHPVLERALDVLFILHADHEQNCSTTSVRTVGSSEVDPYSAVTAGIGALYGPLHGGANEAVLRMLREIGHISKIPDFIKSVKSGEGEKKLMGFGHRVYKSYDPRAKVIKRVADEVFEVTGKNPLLDIALELERIALQDEYFVKRKLYPNVDFYSGLIYEAMGFQVEMFPVLFAIPRTVGWCAQWEEMVMDSEQKIARPRQVYTGSKRRDYIAMDKRAAK